In Oncorhynchus masou masou isolate Uvic2021 unplaced genomic scaffold, UVic_Omas_1.1 unplaced_scaffold_978, whole genome shotgun sequence, a single genomic region encodes these proteins:
- the cpvl gene encoding probable serine carboxypeptidase CPVL isoform X1, with translation MMRMLKETLGVLLLWASLEATQSRGCSSFFCRRSHRVSMLSGGADPGKPLFLTPYLEKGNIEEARKQSLVGPLPGANVKSYAGYLTVNKKYNSNLYFWFFPAQEWPETAPVLLWLQGGPGGTSMFGLFVEHGPYVVLKNLTVGYRDYPWTSRYSVLYIDNPVGTGFSFTDDDRGFAQNQDDVGRDLYSALTQFFQIFSEYQSNDFYATGESYAGKYVPAIGYYIHKHNPVAKVKINFKGVAIGDGLCDPELMLGGYGDFLYQTGLIDMLQKQYVEQQTASGVQLIQQEKWVEAFEVFDSLLNGDILPYPSFFQNATGCTNYFNYLQCQEPADQEYFSQFVTLAEVRRSIHVGNLTFHDGSEVEKHLLQDVMKSIKPWLATLMDNYRVLIYSGQLDVIVAAPLTERFLPTVNWTGADEFNKASRLHWKIQPEDTEVAGYVRQVGEFYQVIIRGGGHILPYDQPQRSFDMIDRFLSTQGFI, from the exons ATGATGAG AATGTTGAAGGAGACGCTGGGTGTCCTTCTCCTGTGGGCTTCTCTGGAGGCGACACAGTCAAGGGGCTGCTCGAGTTTCTTCTGCCGGAGATCTCACCGTGTCAGCATGCTCTCCGGAGGAGCCGACCCTGGCAAGCCGCTCTTTCTCACCCCCTACCTGGAAAAGGGCAACATCGAAGAGG CGCGGAAGCAGAGTCTGGTAGGTCCCCTGCCTGGTGCCAATGTGAAGAGTTATGCTGGCTACCTCACTGTCAACAAGAAATACAACAGCAACCTCTACTTCTGGTTCTTCCCTGctcag gaGTGGCCTGAGACTGCTCCAGTCCTGCTGTGGCTGCAGGGGGGTCCTGGGGGCACGTCTATGTTTGGGCTGTTTGTAGAACATGGACCCTACGTTGTATTGAAGAACCTAACAG TGGGCTACAGAGACTATCCCTGGACATCCAGATACTCTGTTCTGTACATCGACAATCCA GTAGGAACAGGGTTCAGTTTCACTGATGATGACCGAGGCTTTGCTCAGAACCAGGATGATGTAGGCAGAGATCTGTACAG TGCATTGACTCAGTTCTTCCAGATCTTCTCTGAGTATCAGTCCAATGACTTCTATGCTACAGGAGAG TCCTATGCAGGAAAGTATGTCCCAGCCATTGGTTACTACATCCATAAGCATAACCCCGTTGCTAAGGTGAAGATCAACTTCAAGGGAGTTGCCATTGGAGACGGCCTCTGTGACCCAGAGCTG atgctgGGAGGGTATGGAGACTTCCTGTACCAGACAGGTCTGATAGACATGCTCCAGAAGCAgtatgttgagcagcagacagcCAGCGGGGTGCAGCTCATCCAACAGGAGAAATGGGTGGAGGCCTTTGAG GTATTTGACAGCTTGCTGAATGGGGACATTCTACCGTACCCCTCGTTCTTCCAGAACGCCACTGGCTGCACCAACTACTTCAATTACTTGCAGTGTCAG GAGCCTGCAGATCAGGAGTATTTCTCCCAGTTTGTGACGCTGGCAGAGGTGCGGCGCTCCATCCACGTGGGGAACCTGACGTTCCACGATGGCTCGGAGGTGGAGAAACACCTGCTGCAGGACGTCATGAAGAGCATCAAACCCTGGCTCGCCACGCTCATGGACAACTACAGG gtgttgaTTTACAGTGGTCAGCTGGATGTGATTGTGGCGGCCCCCCTGACCGAAAGGTTCCTGCCCACGGTGAACTGGACCGGGGCTGATGAGTTCAACAAAGCCTCTCGCTTACATTGGAAGATCCAGCCAGAGGACACAGAGGTGGCTGGATATGTTCGCCAAGTAGGGGAATTCTACCAG GTGATTATACGAGGGGGAGGGCACATACTACCATACGACCAACCACAGAGGTCCTTTGATATGATTGACAGATTCCTCTCAACACAGGGATTTATTTAA
- the cpvl gene encoding probable serine carboxypeptidase CPVL isoform X2, giving the protein MLKETLGVLLLWASLEATQSRGCSSFFCRRSHRVSMLSGGADPGKPLFLTPYLEKGNIEEARKQSLVGPLPGANVKSYAGYLTVNKKYNSNLYFWFFPAQEWPETAPVLLWLQGGPGGTSMFGLFVEHGPYVVLKNLTVGYRDYPWTSRYSVLYIDNPVGTGFSFTDDDRGFAQNQDDVGRDLYSALTQFFQIFSEYQSNDFYATGESYAGKYVPAIGYYIHKHNPVAKVKINFKGVAIGDGLCDPELMLGGYGDFLYQTGLIDMLQKQYVEQQTASGVQLIQQEKWVEAFEVFDSLLNGDILPYPSFFQNATGCTNYFNYLQCQEPADQEYFSQFVTLAEVRRSIHVGNLTFHDGSEVEKHLLQDVMKSIKPWLATLMDNYRVLIYSGQLDVIVAAPLTERFLPTVNWTGADEFNKASRLHWKIQPEDTEVAGYVRQVGEFYQVIIRGGGHILPYDQPQRSFDMIDRFLSTQGFI; this is encoded by the exons ATGTTGAAGGAGACGCTGGGTGTCCTTCTCCTGTGGGCTTCTCTGGAGGCGACACAGTCAAGGGGCTGCTCGAGTTTCTTCTGCCGGAGATCTCACCGTGTCAGCATGCTCTCCGGAGGAGCCGACCCTGGCAAGCCGCTCTTTCTCACCCCCTACCTGGAAAAGGGCAACATCGAAGAGG CGCGGAAGCAGAGTCTGGTAGGTCCCCTGCCTGGTGCCAATGTGAAGAGTTATGCTGGCTACCTCACTGTCAACAAGAAATACAACAGCAACCTCTACTTCTGGTTCTTCCCTGctcag gaGTGGCCTGAGACTGCTCCAGTCCTGCTGTGGCTGCAGGGGGGTCCTGGGGGCACGTCTATGTTTGGGCTGTTTGTAGAACATGGACCCTACGTTGTATTGAAGAACCTAACAG TGGGCTACAGAGACTATCCCTGGACATCCAGATACTCTGTTCTGTACATCGACAATCCA GTAGGAACAGGGTTCAGTTTCACTGATGATGACCGAGGCTTTGCTCAGAACCAGGATGATGTAGGCAGAGATCTGTACAG TGCATTGACTCAGTTCTTCCAGATCTTCTCTGAGTATCAGTCCAATGACTTCTATGCTACAGGAGAG TCCTATGCAGGAAAGTATGTCCCAGCCATTGGTTACTACATCCATAAGCATAACCCCGTTGCTAAGGTGAAGATCAACTTCAAGGGAGTTGCCATTGGAGACGGCCTCTGTGACCCAGAGCTG atgctgGGAGGGTATGGAGACTTCCTGTACCAGACAGGTCTGATAGACATGCTCCAGAAGCAgtatgttgagcagcagacagcCAGCGGGGTGCAGCTCATCCAACAGGAGAAATGGGTGGAGGCCTTTGAG GTATTTGACAGCTTGCTGAATGGGGACATTCTACCGTACCCCTCGTTCTTCCAGAACGCCACTGGCTGCACCAACTACTTCAATTACTTGCAGTGTCAG GAGCCTGCAGATCAGGAGTATTTCTCCCAGTTTGTGACGCTGGCAGAGGTGCGGCGCTCCATCCACGTGGGGAACCTGACGTTCCACGATGGCTCGGAGGTGGAGAAACACCTGCTGCAGGACGTCATGAAGAGCATCAAACCCTGGCTCGCCACGCTCATGGACAACTACAGG gtgttgaTTTACAGTGGTCAGCTGGATGTGATTGTGGCGGCCCCCCTGACCGAAAGGTTCCTGCCCACGGTGAACTGGACCGGGGCTGATGAGTTCAACAAAGCCTCTCGCTTACATTGGAAGATCCAGCCAGAGGACACAGAGGTGGCTGGATATGTTCGCCAAGTAGGGGAATTCTACCAG GTGATTATACGAGGGGGAGGGCACATACTACCATACGACCAACCACAGAGGTCCTTTGATATGATTGACAGATTCCTCTCAACACAGGGATTTATTTAA
- the cpvl gene encoding probable serine carboxypeptidase CPVL isoform X3, translating into MMRMLKETLGVLLLWASLEATQSRGCSSFFCRRSHRVSMLSGGADPGKPLFLTPYLEKGNIEEARKQSLVGPLPGANVKSYAGYLTVNKKYNSNLYFWFFPAQEWPETAPVLLWLQGGPGGTSMFGLFVEHGPYVVLKNLTVGYRDYPWTSRYSVLYIDNPVGTGFSFTDDDRGFAQNQDDVGRDLYSALTQFFQIFSEYQSNDFYATGESYAGKYVPAIGYYIHKHNPVAKVKINFKGVAIGDGLCDPELMLGGYGDFLYQTGLIDMLQKQYVEQQTASGVQLIQQEKWVEAFEEPADQEYFSQFVTLAEVRRSIHVGNLTFHDGSEVEKHLLQDVMKSIKPWLATLMDNYRVLIYSGQLDVIVAAPLTERFLPTVNWTGADEFNKASRLHWKIQPEDTEVAGYVRQVGEFYQVIIRGGGHILPYDQPQRSFDMIDRFLSTQGFI; encoded by the exons ATGATGAG AATGTTGAAGGAGACGCTGGGTGTCCTTCTCCTGTGGGCTTCTCTGGAGGCGACACAGTCAAGGGGCTGCTCGAGTTTCTTCTGCCGGAGATCTCACCGTGTCAGCATGCTCTCCGGAGGAGCCGACCCTGGCAAGCCGCTCTTTCTCACCCCCTACCTGGAAAAGGGCAACATCGAAGAGG CGCGGAAGCAGAGTCTGGTAGGTCCCCTGCCTGGTGCCAATGTGAAGAGTTATGCTGGCTACCTCACTGTCAACAAGAAATACAACAGCAACCTCTACTTCTGGTTCTTCCCTGctcag gaGTGGCCTGAGACTGCTCCAGTCCTGCTGTGGCTGCAGGGGGGTCCTGGGGGCACGTCTATGTTTGGGCTGTTTGTAGAACATGGACCCTACGTTGTATTGAAGAACCTAACAG TGGGCTACAGAGACTATCCCTGGACATCCAGATACTCTGTTCTGTACATCGACAATCCA GTAGGAACAGGGTTCAGTTTCACTGATGATGACCGAGGCTTTGCTCAGAACCAGGATGATGTAGGCAGAGATCTGTACAG TGCATTGACTCAGTTCTTCCAGATCTTCTCTGAGTATCAGTCCAATGACTTCTATGCTACAGGAGAG TCCTATGCAGGAAAGTATGTCCCAGCCATTGGTTACTACATCCATAAGCATAACCCCGTTGCTAAGGTGAAGATCAACTTCAAGGGAGTTGCCATTGGAGACGGCCTCTGTGACCCAGAGCTG atgctgGGAGGGTATGGAGACTTCCTGTACCAGACAGGTCTGATAGACATGCTCCAGAAGCAgtatgttgagcagcagacagcCAGCGGGGTGCAGCTCATCCAACAGGAGAAATGGGTGGAGGCCTTTGAG GAGCCTGCAGATCAGGAGTATTTCTCCCAGTTTGTGACGCTGGCAGAGGTGCGGCGCTCCATCCACGTGGGGAACCTGACGTTCCACGATGGCTCGGAGGTGGAGAAACACCTGCTGCAGGACGTCATGAAGAGCATCAAACCCTGGCTCGCCACGCTCATGGACAACTACAGG gtgttgaTTTACAGTGGTCAGCTGGATGTGATTGTGGCGGCCCCCCTGACCGAAAGGTTCCTGCCCACGGTGAACTGGACCGGGGCTGATGAGTTCAACAAAGCCTCTCGCTTACATTGGAAGATCCAGCCAGAGGACACAGAGGTGGCTGGATATGTTCGCCAAGTAGGGGAATTCTACCAG GTGATTATACGAGGGGGAGGGCACATACTACCATACGACCAACCACAGAGGTCCTTTGATATGATTGACAGATTCCTCTCAACACAGGGATTTATTTAA